The proteins below come from a single Cylindrospermopsis raciborskii Cr2010 genomic window:
- a CDS encoding DUF29 domain-containing protein yields MPDPSLYITDFLTWLNHQVSALKHRNGDVLDWDNLAEELTLMGISEKNELKSRLIVLLSHLLKWQYQADKRSISWFTTIANQRDDLQDLLEENPGLGKYIPDLVSKAYRNARREAAAETGMELAIFPDVCCYKIEQILNPQFICNTTKDFQKAIIEAQQ; encoded by the coding sequence ATGCCTGACCCTTCCTTGTATATCACGGATTTCTTAACCTGGTTAAATCACCAGGTTTCAGCGTTGAAGCATAGAAATGGCGATGTTTTAGATTGGGATAATTTGGCTGAAGAATTAACGTTAATGGGCATTAGTGAAAAAAATGAGTTAAAGAGTCGTTTAATTGTTCTACTCTCCCATTTACTCAAGTGGCAATATCAAGCTGATAAGCGGTCTATCAGTTGGTTTACCACAATTGCTAACCAACGAGACGATCTTCAAGATTTGTTAGAAGAAAATCCTGGTTTAGGAAAGTATATTCCTGACTTGGTAAGTAAAGCTTACCGAAATGCTCGTCGAGAAGCAGCAGCAGAAACAGGAATGGAGTTGGCTATATTCCCTGATGTTTGTTGTTACAAAATTGAGCAAATTTTAAATCCACAATTTATCTGTAATACGACTAAAGATTTTCAAAAAGCAATCATCGAGGCCCAACAATAA
- a CDS encoding coiled-coil domain-containing protein: MNVQHKTDLDVARDLKKLCDVINEAIEDARDVLKDARDILQNAQVVKSDLEEIETRSLANYDHAEKINSELQSLRDLPNQISELGVTPDLWTNIQQVLASIKELEEYHKIYTQIETKYIEVSQANKNIESNLGQINQILLDIGGMENLRQLLDQSITAQTSLDGTKQEAIALHDQISQILLETGGVENLRQLLDQSTTVQTSLDRTRQEAIAFQNQIIELGITSDFWANIQQFLSKIQQLDSSSQLTYQDIQNIQQNLQSIEAVVQSRSQELASQYNQLQTYISQSETRLENLIQTYGRISTEIETNYGYINQANENIESNLGQINQILLETGGIENLRQLLDQSRSVQTSLDISKQGAITVHNQISQILLETGGTENLRQLLDQSRNIQTSLDRIKQEAIAVYNQISQLGISPNLWADIQQVLTNIQQAESSSQLTYRNIQHIEQNLQSIEAVAQTRSQEVASQYNQLQTYISESETRLENLVQTYGRISTEIATHYRYINQSNKSIESNLGQVNQILLETGGTENLRQLLDQCRMVRNSLDRSKQEAIAVHNQISQILLETGGLENLRQLLDQYTTVQTLLDRNRQEAIAVRSLDAYLMEFRKPRNHRELRKFLWNELGFVGLIIYFLRLITSRK, translated from the coding sequence ATGAATGTTCAACATAAAACAGATTTAGATGTTGCTAGAGATCTTAAAAAATTATGTGACGTGATAAATGAGGCAATTGAAGATGCAAGAGATGTCCTAAAAGATGCAAGAGATATTTTACAAAATGCACAAGTAGTGAAAAGTGACCTGGAAGAGATTGAAACCCGTAGTCTTGCTAATTATGATCACGCTGAAAAGATTAATTCAGAACTACAGAGCTTAAGGGACTTGCCAAATCAAATTAGTGAACTAGGTGTTACCCCTGATTTATGGACGAATATTCAACAAGTCCTGGCTAGTATCAAAGAGCTTGAAGAATATCATAAGATTTATACACAAATTGAAACTAAATATATAGAAGTCAGTCAAGCAAATAAAAATATTGAATCTAACTTAGGTCAAATTAATCAAATTCTGTTAGATATAGGAGGAATGGAAAATTTAAGACAGCTCCTAGATCAGTCCATAACGGCACAAACTTCATTGGATGGAACCAAACAAGAGGCGATCGCTCTTCATGATCAAATTAGTCAAATTCTTTTAGAGACTGGGGGTGTAGAAAATTTAAGACAGCTCCTAGACCAGTCTACAACGGTACAGACTTCACTGGATAGAACTAGACAGGAGGCGATCGCATTTCAAAATCAAATTATTGAACTAGGTATTACCTCTGATTTCTGGGCAAATATCCAACAATTTTTAAGTAAGATTCAACAACTAGATAGTTCTTCCCAACTCACCTATCAGGATATACAAAATATTCAACAAAACTTACAATCTATTGAAGCAGTAGTACAAAGTAGATCACAGGAACTAGCTAGTCAATATAATCAATTACAAACCTATATTAGCCAATCGGAAACCAGGTTGGAAAATTTGATTCAAACCTACGGGAGGATTTCCACGGAAATTGAAACTAATTATGGATATATTAACCAAGCCAATGAGAATATTGAGTCCAACCTAGGTCAAATTAATCAAATTTTGTTGGAAACAGGAGGAATAGAAAATTTAAGACAGCTGCTGGATCAATCTAGAAGTGTACAGACTTCATTAGATATAAGCAAACAAGGGGCGATCACCGTTCATAATCAAATTAGTCAAATTTTGTTGGAAACAGGAGGGACAGAAAATTTAAGACAGTTGCTGGATCAATCTAGAAATATACAAACTTCGTTGGACAGAATTAAACAAGAGGCGATCGCCGTTTATAATCAAATTAGTCAACTGGGTATTAGTCCTAACTTATGGGCAGATATTCAACAAGTCTTGACTAATATCCAACAAGCCGAGAGTTCTTCCCAACTTACTTACCGAAACATACAACATATTGAACAAAACTTACAATCTATCGAAGCAGTAGCACAAACTAGATCACAGGAAGTAGCTAGTCAATATAATCAATTACAAACCTATATTAGCGAATCCGAAACCAGGTTGGAAAATCTGGTTCAAACCTACGGGAGGATTTCCACGGAAATTGCAACCCACTATAGATATATTAATCAGTCAAATAAAAGTATTGAGTCCAACCTAGGTCAAGTTAATCAAATTTTGTTGGAAACAGGAGGGACAGAAAATTTAAGACAGCTGCTGGATCAATGCAGAATGGTACGAAATTCATTAGATAGAAGCAAACAAGAGGCGATCGCCGTTCATAATCAAATTAGTCAAATTTTGTTGGAAACAGGGGGGTTAGAAAATTTAAGACAGCTCCTAGATCAGTACACAACGGTACAAACTTTACTGGATAGAAACAGACAAGAGGCGATTGCCGTTCGCAGTCTTGATGCGTATTTGATGGAATTTCGCAAACCTAGGAACCATAGAGAACTAAGAAAGTTTTTGTGGAATGAGTTAGGATTTGTAGGACTAATAATCTATTTCCTCAGATTAATAACCTCAAGAAAATAA
- a CDS encoding glutaredoxin family protein — protein MTNVLFNAPVKVYRMSTPEHQCPWGLRAIKLLTEHGIPFEDILLRSQIEVDAFKAQYGVSTTPQIFIGDRRLGGYSDLAKYFSVQAITPEYSYTPVIALFSTAGLVALSTSLGLTGFMGISLSMLASLKLMDIDSFTTSFKKYDLITQRFQHYSKLYPFAELAIGLGFLSNIAPLFTGVGSLILGMSGAVAVFKAVYIDKMALNCACIGGNSKAPLGIVSFAENSIMTIMGAMLIFSSLSPQSVKSIGSPNNVSQEIGYQQVQKLGPIYPATSLTGKRSINCIALPAFFRKDSLTKGA, from the coding sequence ATGACTAATGTTTTATTCAATGCACCAGTGAAAGTCTACCGAATGTCAACCCCTGAACATCAGTGTCCTTGGGGACTACGGGCAATTAAATTGCTGACTGAGCATGGCATTCCCTTTGAGGATATTCTGCTGCGTTCACAGATAGAAGTTGATGCTTTTAAGGCACAATACGGAGTTTCTACCACCCCCCAAATCTTTATTGGAGATCGGCGCTTAGGTGGATATTCAGATCTTGCCAAGTATTTTTCCGTGCAAGCAATCACTCCTGAGTACTCCTACACACCGGTGATTGCTCTATTTTCCACTGCAGGATTAGTAGCACTTTCTACCTCCTTGGGACTAACTGGATTTATGGGTATTTCCCTTTCCATGCTGGCCTCCTTGAAATTGATGGATATTGATAGCTTTACCACCAGCTTCAAGAAGTATGACCTAATTACCCAGCGGTTCCAGCACTATAGCAAACTCTATCCTTTTGCGGAGCTGGCCATTGGTTTGGGATTTCTATCGAATATAGCGCCACTATTTACCGGAGTTGGCTCATTAATATTGGGTATGAGCGGTGCTGTGGCTGTTTTTAAGGCGGTGTATATAGACAAAATGGCATTGAACTGTGCCTGTATTGGTGGAAATTCCAAAGCACCTTTGGGAATCGTCAGCTTTGCAGAAAATAGTATTATGACGATTATGGGTGCTATGCTGATTTTCTCATCGCTCAGTCCCCAGTCTGTAAAATCTATAGGTTCTCCCAACAATGTTTCACAAGAAATTGGTTATCAACAAGTACAAAAATTAGGTCCAATTTATCCCGCTACCTCATTGACGGGGAAACGGTCGATTAACTGCATCGCCCTTCCAGCGTTTTTCCGCAAAGACTCGCTCACAAAGGGAGCATGA
- a CDS encoding DEAD/DEAH box helicase → MNNHTPSPLEIDLQSIFPFELDQFQLDAIASLNDGKSVVVCAPTGSGKTLIGEYAIYRALSRGKRVFYTTPLKALSNQKLRDFREKFGFEQVGLLTGDASVNREAPIIVMTTEIFRNMLYGTPIGQIGVSLTNVEAVVLDECHYMNDQQRGTVWEESIIYCPQEVQLVALSATVENSDQLTDWLNRVHGPTDLIYSDFRPVPLEFHFCNPKGLFPLLNESKTKINSRLIKRGKKGIGERGYGNRPEPPTIVYTLNQLFERDMLPAIFFIFSRRGCDKAVSEVSDLWLVNNEESQILRVQIDEFLTRNPEAGRSGQIAPLYKGIAAHHAGILPAWKLLVEELFQQGLIKVVFATETLAAGINMPARTTVISTLSKRTDNGHRLLKASEFLQMSGRAGRRGMDKQGHVVTLQTPFEGAREAAYLATSPADPLVSQFTPSYGMVLNLLQTHTLEQAKELIERSFGQYMATLYLKPEYDEIEEIKAELAKIEEELSAIDENEITLYEKLKQILKVELHIFRTLQEQLREERESELYMMLEFAVKGTLLSLRDKNTTATLPMTAILYSKVPETGPSSFIICLGKNNRWYSATNSDVIEVHAHISRVEVPESIIPPIELGLKKGYSWRGDAQTAQIADFIPDTTEFLYMTPELANQLNRVVSIQSQMEKNSVHQSGKIGHIFKQKAEFVELKSYLEGLEKKVKRNSEEHWEQFLNLIRILQHFDALDNLAPTHLGQMASTIRGENELWLGLAIDSGELDNLDPHHLAAAVAALVTETPRPDSRVSFNLSNEVGSALSKLRNIRRKLFQVQHRYHVALPIWLEFELIAIVEQWALGTKWLQLCAMTTLDEGDVVRLLRRTLDLLSQIPHAPFVSESLRKNAGRAMQLIDRFPVNEVAG, encoded by the coding sequence GTGAACAATCACACTCCATCCCCTTTAGAAATTGACCTACAGTCAATTTTTCCCTTTGAACTCGATCAATTTCAACTAGATGCGATCGCATCTTTAAATGATGGAAAATCAGTAGTTGTCTGTGCTCCGACAGGATCTGGTAAGACCTTAATTGGTGAATATGCCATTTATCGGGCTTTATCTCGTGGTAAAAGGGTATTTTACACTACTCCCCTAAAAGCCTTATCCAATCAAAAGTTACGGGACTTTCGAGAAAAATTTGGTTTTGAGCAGGTGGGACTGCTCACGGGAGATGCTTCTGTAAACCGGGAAGCACCGATTATTGTGATGACCACGGAAATTTTCCGTAATATGCTTTATGGTACCCCTATAGGACAAATTGGGGTATCTTTGACCAATGTTGAGGCTGTGGTCTTAGATGAATGCCACTACATGAATGATCAGCAGCGAGGTACGGTTTGGGAGGAATCCATAATTTACTGTCCCCAGGAGGTCCAGTTGGTTGCTCTTTCTGCTACTGTGGAAAATAGCGACCAACTAACGGATTGGTTAAATCGGGTTCATGGTCCGACAGATTTAATTTACTCTGATTTTCGTCCCGTTCCCCTGGAGTTTCACTTCTGCAACCCCAAAGGTTTATTTCCCCTACTCAATGAGAGTAAGACCAAAATTAATTCCAGGTTAATCAAACGGGGTAAGAAGGGGATTGGGGAGAGGGGTTATGGTAATCGTCCCGAACCGCCAACTATAGTTTATACCCTCAATCAATTATTCGAGAGGGATATGTTACCAGCAATTTTCTTTATTTTCAGCCGTCGTGGTTGTGATAAAGCCGTTTCAGAAGTTAGCGACCTATGGCTGGTCAATAATGAAGAATCCCAAATATTACGAGTACAAATTGATGAATTTTTAACCCGCAATCCGGAAGCTGGACGTTCTGGACAAATTGCTCCCCTGTATAAAGGTATTGCAGCACACCATGCAGGCATATTACCAGCTTGGAAGTTACTAGTTGAAGAGCTATTTCAGCAGGGTCTAATTAAAGTTGTATTTGCCACAGAGACTTTAGCGGCAGGTATTAACATGCCTGCGCGAACCACAGTAATATCAACTCTTTCCAAGCGAACTGATAATGGACATCGACTATTGAAGGCTTCTGAGTTTTTACAGATGTCCGGTCGTGCAGGTAGAAGAGGAATGGATAAACAGGGTCACGTAGTAACCCTACAAACACCCTTTGAGGGAGCAAGAGAAGCTGCATATTTAGCCACATCCCCTGCGGATCCCCTAGTGAGTCAGTTTACCCCCAGTTATGGCATGGTGTTAAACCTGTTGCAAACCCATACATTAGAACAAGCTAAGGAACTAATAGAGCGCAGTTTTGGTCAGTACATGGCGACTTTATATTTAAAGCCAGAATACGACGAAATTGAGGAAATTAAGGCAGAACTGGCAAAAATTGAGGAAGAATTAAGTGCCATAGACGAAAATGAAATTACCCTTTATGAAAAGTTGAAACAGATTTTAAAGGTAGAGCTACATATATTTAGAACCTTACAGGAGCAACTAAGGGAAGAAAGAGAGTCTGAATTGTATATGATGCTAGAATTTGCCGTCAAAGGTACCCTTTTGAGCTTGAGAGATAAAAACACGACAGCTACCCTACCAATGACAGCCATATTATATAGTAAAGTGCCAGAAACTGGTCCAAGTTCCTTCATTATTTGCTTGGGCAAGAATAATCGTTGGTATTCAGCTACAAACTCAGATGTAATTGAAGTACATGCTCACATATCTAGGGTAGAAGTGCCAGAAAGTATTATACCCCCTATAGAGCTAGGATTAAAAAAGGGTTATTCTTGGCGAGGAGATGCACAGACAGCACAAATAGCGGATTTTATTCCAGATACGACAGAGTTTTTGTACATGACACCGGAGTTAGCAAATCAACTCAATCGGGTAGTGTCTATACAGTCACAAATGGAAAAGAATTCCGTACATCAGTCGGGGAAAATTGGGCATATATTTAAGCAGAAAGCCGAGTTTGTGGAATTAAAATCATATCTGGAGGGTTTAGAGAAGAAGGTAAAACGAAACTCTGAGGAACATTGGGAGCAGTTTCTGAACTTGATTAGGATTCTACAACATTTTGACGCCCTAGACAATTTGGCACCCACACACTTGGGACAAATGGCGTCCACCATTAGGGGTGAGAATGAATTATGGTTAGGATTAGCTATAGATAGTGGTGAACTAGATAATTTAGATCCCCATCACCTAGCAGCAGCAGTAGCAGCACTAGTCACGGAAACACCACGACCTGATAGTAGGGTAAGTTTTAATTTGAGTAATGAGGTAGGGAGTGCCCTGTCAAAGTTGCGTAATATTAGACGTAAGTTATTTCAAGTTCAACATCGCTATCATGTTGCTCTACCTATATGGTTAGAATTTGAACTGATTGCTATTGTGGAACAATGGGCCCTGGGAACCAAATGGTTACAACTTTGTGCCATGACCACTTTAGATGAGGGTGATGTGGTTAGGTTATTAAGGCGAACTCTTGATTTGTTATCACAAATTCCTCATGCTCCCTTTGTGAGCGAGTCTTTGCGGAAAAACGCTGGAAGGGCGATGCAGTTAATCGACCGTTTCCCCGTCAATGAGGTAGCGGGATAA
- a CDS encoding PhzF family phenazine biosynthesis protein: MRITNQKIIQVDAFTNKPFQGNPAAVCVLTNAESDKWMQQVAQEMNLSETAFLLPENDGFNLRWFTPTTEVPLCGHATLASAHVLWSEGYLSPEQTARFYTKSGLLIAKKQDDWIELDFPVNHSQIVEPLPLLNEVLGVGYKSVSLNSLGYLVELASPQLVRQIQPDLQQMRLLPVRNVIVTSTGDLEYDFVSRFFAPGFGIDEDPVTGAAHCCLAPFWRHKLQKDSFLAYQASQRGGIVKVTYSGGNRVFLSGQAITIIRGELVNY, from the coding sequence ATGAGAATCACTAACCAAAAAATTATCCAAGTTGACGCTTTTACCAACAAACCATTTCAAGGTAATCCTGCTGCGGTTTGCGTGTTGACCAATGCTGAATCTGATAAGTGGATGCAGCAAGTAGCTCAAGAAATGAATTTATCAGAAACAGCTTTTTTGCTACCAGAGAATGACGGTTTCAATTTACGGTGGTTCACGCCAACCACAGAAGTTCCCCTGTGCGGTCATGCTACCTTAGCTAGTGCCCACGTTCTTTGGTCAGAAGGATATTTATCACCGGAACAAACAGCCCGGTTTTATACTAAAAGTGGCTTATTGATTGCGAAAAAGCAAGATGATTGGATTGAATTAGATTTTCCCGTTAATCATTCCCAAATTGTGGAACCACTACCTTTGCTAAATGAGGTTTTAGGAGTTGGTTACAAATCAGTTTCTTTGAACTCCCTTGGTTATTTAGTGGAATTGGCCTCCCCACAATTAGTCCGACAAATACAGCCAGATTTGCAACAAATGAGACTGTTACCAGTCAGGAACGTGATTGTTACCAGTACTGGTGATCTGGAATATGATTTTGTATCTCGTTTTTTTGCCCCCGGTTTTGGTATTGACGAAGATCCAGTAACTGGTGCTGCACATTGTTGTTTAGCGCCCTTTTGGCGACATAAACTGCAAAAAGATAGTTTTTTAGCTTATCAAGCTTCTCAACGGGGCGGAATAGTGAAAGTGACCTATTCAGGAGGAAATCGGGTTTTTTTAAGCGGACAGGCTATTACCATCATCCGTGGTGAATTGGTGAATTATTAA
- a CDS encoding anti-sigma factor antagonist (This anti-anti-sigma factor, or anti-sigma factor antagonist, belongs to a family that includes characterized members SpoIIAA, RsbV, RsfA, and RsfB.): MVTQVDSFMTGKFAEIDLPVHYLEGTMVVQASNRLSVNEAICFKKTCRDLIESNLDSKVLLIDLNNTTFMDSSGLGALVSSFKSAQEKEIEFILDNVTPQVMAVLNLTGLDQVFIIKSSVTNKTSELTNSGNSRGSNCRLEDLPATHPCVKSRMKRIIDIVGSLVGLVITACLLIPIGIAISINDPGPIFFRQIRCGWMGKRFYIWKFRSMCVDAEAKKSQVKNQVAGAFFKNDHDPRITKVGRFLRRTSLDELPQFWNVLKGEMSLVGTRPPTPDEVELYEVPEWQRLDVKPGMTGEWQVNGRSKVRNFEDVIRLDLQYQKNWSLVYDLQLIVKTISILFNKNSGAV, from the coding sequence ATGGTAACCCAAGTTGATAGCTTCATGACTGGAAAATTCGCAGAAATAGATCTTCCGGTTCATTATCTGGAAGGTACGATGGTAGTCCAGGCTTCAAATCGTCTCAGCGTAAATGAAGCCATTTGCTTTAAAAAGACCTGCCGAGATCTAATTGAGTCTAACCTAGATTCTAAAGTTCTATTGATAGACTTGAATAACACAACTTTTATGGATAGTAGTGGGCTGGGGGCTTTAGTCAGTAGTTTTAAGTCCGCTCAAGAAAAGGAGATAGAATTTATACTTGATAATGTGACCCCACAAGTGATGGCAGTCCTGAATTTAACGGGATTAGATCAGGTATTTATAATTAAATCTTCTGTAACTAATAAAACCTCAGAATTGACTAACTCCGGAAATAGTCGTGGCAGTAATTGTAGACTAGAAGACCTACCAGCAACTCATCCTTGCGTAAAGTCTCGGATGAAAAGAATTATTGATATAGTTGGGTCTTTAGTAGGGTTAGTAATTACAGCATGTTTATTGATTCCCATTGGGATTGCCATCAGCATCAATGATCCAGGTCCGATTTTTTTTAGACAGATCCGTTGTGGGTGGATGGGTAAACGTTTTTATATTTGGAAGTTCCGTTCCATGTGTGTAGATGCGGAAGCTAAAAAGTCCCAGGTAAAAAATCAAGTAGCTGGGGCATTTTTTAAAAATGATCATGACCCTAGAATCACTAAGGTAGGACGTTTTTTGCGTCGTACCAGTTTGGATGAACTGCCACAATTTTGGAACGTGTTAAAAGGGGAAATGAGTTTAGTTGGTACTCGTCCACCCACCCCTGATGAAGTGGAATTATACGAAGTGCCAGAATGGCAACGCTTGGATGTAAAACCAGGGATGACTGGGGAATGGCAAGTAAATGGTCGCTCCAAAGTACGCAATTTTGAGGATGTTATTCGTCTAGACCTACAGTATCAGAAAAATTGGAGTTTAGTTTACGATTTGCAATTAATTGTTAAAACTATATCCATTTTATTTAATAAAAACAGTGGTGCTGTTTAA